The Amycolatopsis mongoliensis genome includes a window with the following:
- a CDS encoding sigma-54-dependent Fis family transcriptional regulator: protein MDEMAPGTLLADDELARTRVRFLTAEPVPPGIVRQTILASWRRSREFQVQADRIDPLFLGDQNLDIPLMRGAEPVLDKLGEQFDGQPISLILTDPNGVVLTQRTGDADLKRHLERVELVPGFSYGEQSVGTNGIGTALEDGRATTVFGHEHYAEHLENLACAGVPIHHPISGKKIGAVDLTCWYKDAGGLLIALARSTAEQIRQALLRHSDLREMILFQAYLQTCRRWTGIVLAFNDDIVMMNDRARQLLDPADQSVLLSHATEALADGRRTSATLALSSGLRVRVFCRRVPGQRATDTAGGVLSVKLIEADETLAVPSTPMLPMYLPGVVGSAPLWLRCGHELDTGHQHGEWVALEGEAGTGKVTLAKGLHQRHHPAARLLTVDAAATTGTDWVAELLREHADAPIRTLVIRHADRLTAPAANALAATLRELRERADAPWVVVTLAPEAETNPALAELLKSFPRTVRVPPLRHHVEDLAELVPLVLSKLGYGGRLTCSAAALHLLMRAEWPGNTGQLYRVLRQVAQRRRAGTIRPGDLPAEFHTVARRPLNRFESIERDAIVRCLEDADGNKVRAAKLLGISRATIYRKIHEYGIVPPTRSPRREWETVF from the coding sequence GTGGACGAGATGGCGCCCGGAACCCTGCTCGCGGACGACGAGCTCGCCCGGACCCGGGTGCGCTTCCTGACCGCCGAACCGGTCCCGCCCGGGATCGTCCGGCAGACCATCCTCGCGTCGTGGCGGCGATCCCGGGAGTTCCAGGTCCAGGCCGACCGGATCGACCCGCTCTTCCTCGGCGACCAGAACCTCGACATCCCGCTGATGCGCGGCGCCGAACCGGTGCTCGACAAGCTGGGCGAGCAGTTCGACGGCCAGCCGATCAGCCTCATCCTCACCGACCCGAACGGCGTCGTGCTCACCCAGCGGACCGGCGACGCGGACCTGAAGCGGCACCTCGAACGCGTCGAGCTCGTCCCCGGCTTCAGCTACGGCGAGCAGTCCGTCGGGACCAACGGCATCGGCACCGCGCTCGAGGACGGCCGCGCGACCACCGTGTTCGGCCACGAGCACTACGCCGAGCACCTGGAGAACCTGGCCTGCGCGGGCGTGCCGATCCACCACCCGATCTCCGGCAAGAAGATCGGCGCCGTCGACCTCACCTGCTGGTACAAGGACGCCGGCGGGCTGCTCATCGCATTGGCCCGCTCGACGGCCGAGCAGATCCGGCAGGCACTGCTGCGCCACAGCGACCTGCGGGAGATGATCCTCTTCCAGGCGTACCTGCAGACCTGCCGCCGGTGGACCGGCATCGTGCTGGCGTTCAACGACGACATCGTGATGATGAACGACCGGGCGCGGCAGCTGCTCGACCCGGCCGACCAGTCGGTGCTGCTGAGCCACGCCACCGAAGCGCTGGCCGACGGGCGGCGGACGTCGGCGACGCTCGCGCTGTCCAGCGGCCTGCGCGTGCGCGTGTTCTGCCGTCGCGTCCCGGGTCAGCGCGCGACCGACACGGCGGGTGGCGTGCTGTCGGTGAAGCTGATCGAGGCGGACGAAACCCTGGCGGTACCGTCGACGCCGATGCTGCCGATGTACCTGCCGGGCGTGGTCGGCTCGGCCCCGCTTTGGCTGCGCTGCGGGCACGAGCTCGACACCGGCCACCAGCACGGCGAGTGGGTCGCGCTGGAGGGCGAGGCGGGGACCGGCAAGGTGACTCTGGCGAAGGGCCTGCACCAGCGGCACCACCCGGCCGCCCGGCTGCTGACCGTCGACGCGGCCGCGACGACCGGCACGGACTGGGTGGCCGAACTGCTGCGCGAGCACGCCGACGCCCCGATCCGCACGCTGGTGATCCGCCACGCCGACCGGCTGACTGCGCCGGCGGCGAACGCGCTGGCGGCGACGTTGCGGGAGCTGCGCGAGCGGGCCGACGCGCCGTGGGTCGTGGTCACGCTGGCGCCGGAGGCCGAGACGAACCCGGCGCTGGCCGAGCTGCTGAAGTCGTTCCCGCGGACGGTCCGGGTGCCGCCGCTGCGCCACCACGTCGAGGACCTGGCGGAGCTGGTCCCGCTGGTGCTGAGCAAGCTCGGCTACGGCGGCAGGCTCACCTGTTCCGCGGCGGCGCTGCACCTGCTGATGCGGGCCGAGTGGCCGGGCAACACCGGCCAGCTCTACCGGGTGCTGCGGCAGGTGGCCCAGCGCCGCCGGGCGGGGACCATCCGCCCGGGCGACCTCCCGGCCGAGTTCCACACCGTCGCGCGGCGGCCGCTGAACCGGTTCGAGTCGATCGAGCGGGACGCCATCGTGCGGTGCCTGGAGGACGCCGACGGCAACAAGGTCCGGGCGGCGAAGCTGCTGGGCATCTCCCGGGCGACGATCTACCGCAAGATCCACGAGTACGGCATCGTGCCGCCCACCCGCTCACCCCGTCGTGAGTGGGAAACAGTGTTCTAA
- a CDS encoding YncE family protein: protein MRTSPSTRRRRSYLSRLAYLASGVALLTTGAAVPATGAPAALREVMFVGNNWEGTADVIESRGSFAKIGRVNIIPDKDDRLREIYLNPVKLAFFLGIRNGPGEGHDQFVDDMYTTPDGASVVASRPSFADVVSISLATGRINWRFPVSGFRADHMAVSPDGRRVAVSASTSNTVHVLDIVTGQQAGSFAAGDKPHENVFTDGGRYLWNMAIGEVNTDLDDPGWDFTKGDRHITVVDASTFRQVKVIDMRDRLDAFGRRDLSDAVRPVAFTPDESKLYFQVSFFNGFLEYDVASDRITRVKELPKNPATSDDRTTFVNDSRHHGMSMNPAGTKLCIAGTMDDYATVVDRATLQQGTLVPAVKPYWATVSGDGSACVISEAGADQVTAIDFATGRKLLSVPVGDHPQRVRIGHVPEGWTGPAN, encoded by the coding sequence GTGCGCACTTCCCCGAGCACCCGCCGACGGCGGTCGTACCTCTCGCGCCTGGCGTACCTGGCTTCCGGCGTCGCCCTGCTGACGACCGGCGCGGCGGTGCCGGCGACCGGCGCGCCCGCGGCCCTGCGGGAGGTGATGTTCGTCGGCAACAACTGGGAGGGGACGGCGGACGTCATCGAGTCCCGTGGGTCGTTCGCGAAGATCGGGCGCGTGAACATCATCCCGGACAAGGACGATCGGCTCCGGGAGATCTACCTGAACCCGGTCAAGCTGGCGTTCTTCCTCGGCATCCGCAACGGGCCCGGCGAAGGGCACGACCAGTTCGTCGACGACATGTACACCACGCCCGACGGAGCGTCGGTGGTGGCGTCGCGGCCGAGCTTCGCGGACGTCGTCTCGATCAGCCTCGCCACCGGCCGGATCAACTGGCGCTTCCCGGTTTCGGGGTTCCGCGCCGACCACATGGCGGTCTCGCCGGACGGCCGCCGCGTCGCCGTGTCCGCCTCGACGTCGAACACCGTGCACGTGCTGGACATCGTCACCGGGCAGCAGGCCGGCTCGTTCGCCGCGGGGGACAAGCCGCACGAGAACGTGTTCACCGACGGTGGCCGGTACCTGTGGAACATGGCGATCGGCGAGGTCAACACCGACCTCGACGACCCCGGGTGGGACTTCACCAAGGGGGACCGGCACATCACGGTCGTCGACGCGTCGACCTTCCGCCAGGTCAAGGTGATCGACATGCGTGACCGGCTCGACGCCTTCGGGCGCCGGGACCTCTCGGACGCGGTGCGGCCGGTCGCGTTCACCCCGGACGAGTCGAAGCTGTACTTCCAGGTGTCGTTCTTCAACGGCTTCCTGGAGTACGACGTCGCGAGCGACCGGATCACGCGGGTCAAGGAGCTGCCGAAGAACCCGGCCACGAGCGACGACCGCACCACGTTCGTCAACGACTCCCGCCACCACGGCATGTCGATGAACCCGGCGGGGACCAAGCTCTGCATCGCCGGCACGATGGACGACTACGCCACGGTCGTCGACCGCGCGACCCTGCAGCAGGGCACGCTGGTGCCCGCGGTGAAGCCGTACTGGGCGACGGTGAGCGGCGACGGCAGCGCGTGCGTGATCTCCGAGGCCGGCGCGGACCAGGTCACGGCGATCGACTTCGCGACCGGGCGGAAGCTCCTCTCGGTACCGGTCGGCGACCACCCGCAGCGGGTGCGGATCGGCCACGTGCCCGAAGGCTGGACCGGCCCCGCGAACTGA
- a CDS encoding TetR/AcrR family transcriptional regulator, with the protein MTEAPRRSDATRATILEAARRRFAADGFRRATIRSIAADADIDPSMVMRYYGSKDGLFAAAVDVELDLPDLAAADPGTVGELLTRQFLVLWERPPTDEILLTLLRSAVADDAVVEKMRQVFARQVTPAVLRFGDPADAPRRAGLVVSQLLGLALTRYVLRLPPVVALTPAEVVAEVGPTVQRYLSGGSSSPPVQ; encoded by the coding sequence ATGACTGAGGCACCGCGCCGATCCGACGCCACCCGGGCGACCATCCTGGAAGCCGCGCGCCGCCGGTTCGCCGCCGACGGCTTCCGCCGCGCGACGATCCGCTCGATCGCCGCCGACGCGGACATCGACCCGTCGATGGTGATGCGCTACTACGGCAGCAAGGACGGCCTGTTCGCGGCGGCCGTGGACGTCGAGCTGGACCTGCCGGACCTGGCCGCGGCCGACCCCGGCACCGTCGGCGAGCTGCTGACCCGGCAGTTCCTGGTGCTGTGGGAGCGGCCGCCGACCGACGAGATCCTGCTTACGCTGCTGCGGTCGGCGGTCGCCGACGACGCCGTGGTCGAGAAGATGCGGCAGGTGTTCGCCCGCCAGGTCACCCCCGCGGTCCTGCGGTTCGGCGACCCGGCCGACGCCCCGCGCCGCGCGGGGCTGGTGGTGAGCCAGCTGCTCGGCCTGGCGCTGACGCGGTACGTCCTGCGCCTGCCACCGGTGGTCGCGCTGACCCCGGCGGAGGTCGTCGCCGAGGTCGGCCCGACGGTGCAGCGCTACCTTTCGGGAGGCTCAAGCTCACCTCCGGTGCAGTGA
- a CDS encoding PucR family transcriptional regulator, producing MTSLLRRILDDLAADEAVLDELVKVARSESPEVARLPEAENRRHIQVLLSAALRATASPDGPAREDYTTAEALGADRAAQGVPLTELLRGVQAGRTHAARVAVERARAAGVPDDVILETVLDADRYTGALEHHIVKGYHAAELQLSRTVRDARTQLLRTLLLAGHPPAPEELRRAGLHPDVRYFCVVSDVSDPARARTLEQALLEYGGVYGLVEGRLTGLAARSPAGVALAGDVLLVVAPAAALPALREVHRLCTAAARLAGSGYHDLTALAGEIALTAQPVLGGLLTTALLGSLDPANPFHRELVGTALAYLDHGQRLRSTAEALHLHPNTVRYRLDRLAELTPLALAENSGGRVLDAVRSWWALHRWLGTQS from the coding sequence GTGACGTCGCTGCTCCGGCGGATCCTCGACGACCTGGCCGCGGACGAGGCCGTCCTGGACGAGCTGGTGAAGGTCGCGCGCAGTGAGTCGCCCGAGGTCGCGCGGCTCCCGGAAGCCGAGAACCGGCGGCACATCCAGGTCCTGCTCTCGGCCGCGCTGCGGGCGACGGCGAGCCCCGACGGCCCCGCCCGGGAGGACTACACCACCGCGGAGGCGCTGGGAGCCGACCGCGCCGCGCAGGGTGTCCCGCTCACCGAACTCCTGCGCGGAGTCCAGGCGGGCCGCACGCACGCCGCGCGCGTCGCCGTCGAACGCGCCCGGGCCGCGGGCGTGCCGGACGACGTCATCCTCGAGACGGTCCTCGACGCCGACCGCTACACCGGCGCGCTGGAGCACCACATCGTCAAGGGCTACCACGCGGCCGAGCTCCAGCTCTCCCGCACGGTGCGCGACGCGCGGACCCAGCTGCTGCGGACCCTGCTGCTCGCCGGGCACCCGCCCGCGCCCGAAGAGCTCCGGCGGGCGGGGCTGCATCCCGACGTCCGGTACTTCTGCGTGGTGTCCGACGTCAGCGACCCGGCGCGGGCACGCACGCTGGAGCAGGCGCTGCTCGAGTACGGCGGGGTCTACGGCCTGGTCGAGGGCAGGCTCACCGGCCTGGCGGCGCGGTCACCCGCGGGCGTCGCGCTGGCCGGGGACGTCCTGCTGGTCGTCGCGCCCGCGGCCGCTTTGCCCGCGCTGCGGGAGGTGCACCGCCTCTGCACGGCGGCGGCGCGCCTCGCCGGGAGCGGGTACCACGACCTGACGGCGCTGGCGGGCGAGATCGCCCTGACGGCGCAGCCGGTGCTCGGCGGCCTGCTCACCACGGCCCTGCTCGGCTCGCTCGACCCGGCGAACCCGTTCCACCGCGAGCTGGTGGGGACGGCCCTGGCCTACCTCGACCACGGCCAGCGCCTGCGCTCCACGGCCGAAGCACTGCACCTGCACCCCAACACGGTCCGCTACCGCCTCGACCGGCTGGCCGAGCTGACCCCGCTGGCCCTGGCGGAGAACAGCGGCGGCCGCGTCCTCGACGCCGTGCGGTCGTGGTGGGCGCTGCACCGCTGGCTCGGCACGCAGAGCTGA
- a CDS encoding DUF5655 domain-containing protein — MPTRWTCPRCDREFARTGQGHTCVPGCTVDETFAGRDPRFRAIYDAVLGHLRTLGDVHEDAVKVGVFLKRDRKLAELRPRSRDVLVYLFLPRPIETARIAPARWASGPRVGHQLKLREVSDVDDEVRGWLTIAFETS, encoded by the coding sequence ATGCCGACCCGCTGGACGTGCCCGCGCTGCGACCGCGAGTTCGCGCGCACCGGCCAGGGCCACACGTGCGTCCCCGGCTGCACGGTCGACGAGACGTTCGCCGGCCGCGACCCGCGGTTCCGCGCGATCTACGACGCCGTCCTCGGGCACCTGCGGACCCTCGGCGACGTCCACGAGGACGCCGTCAAGGTCGGGGTGTTCCTCAAGCGGGACCGGAAGCTCGCCGAGCTGCGGCCGCGTTCGAGGGACGTCCTCGTGTACCTGTTCCTGCCGCGCCCGATCGAAACAGCCCGGATCGCCCCGGCGCGGTGGGCGAGCGGACCCCGCGTCGGACACCAGCTGAAGCTGCGCGAAGTGTCCGATGTGGACGACGAGGTCCGCGGGTGGCTGACGATCGCCTTCGAAACGTCCTGA
- a CDS encoding FAD-dependent oxidoreductase, which yields MSLPTRTDVLIVGAGPAGLATAIVLAEAGVDFVLLDRQAEGANTSRACVVHARTLEVLAELGVTGRLTELGVVVPTFTVRDGATVLAHVPFGGLPTAYPYTLMVPQDRTEAVLLARLREAGGDVHRPYEVTTVAGDDTGVTVTTTGGTVRAKYVIGADGMHSVVREQAGIGFTGATYAESFVLADVRMSWPLDREEVSLHLSPEGVTVVAPLPGGDDHYRLVATVAEAPEHPGIADIQSIVDARGPEGARSRVTEVVWSSRFRVHHRVADHYRAGRILLAGDAAHVHSPAGGQGMNTGIQDAVALGRLLARVAAGEPDALLDTYETTRRPVATAVVAFTDRMTRMATLRPRPARLLRNTVLKTVFSLPQAREKLAYQLAELAAR from the coding sequence ATGTCCCTGCCCACCCGTACCGACGTGCTGATCGTCGGAGCCGGCCCCGCGGGCTTGGCCACCGCGATCGTGCTGGCCGAGGCCGGCGTCGACTTCGTGCTGCTCGACCGCCAGGCCGAGGGCGCGAACACGTCCCGGGCCTGCGTGGTGCACGCCCGGACCCTGGAGGTGCTGGCCGAGCTCGGCGTCACCGGGCGGCTGACGGAGCTGGGCGTCGTCGTCCCGACGTTCACCGTCCGCGACGGCGCCACGGTGCTCGCGCACGTGCCCTTCGGCGGGCTGCCCACCGCCTACCCGTACACGCTCATGGTGCCCCAGGACCGGACCGAAGCCGTGCTGCTGGCGCGCCTGCGCGAGGCGGGCGGCGACGTGCACCGCCCGTACGAGGTCACCACCGTCGCCGGCGACGACACCGGGGTCACGGTCACGACGACCGGCGGCACCGTGCGCGCGAAGTACGTGATCGGCGCCGACGGCATGCACAGCGTCGTGCGCGAACAGGCCGGCATCGGGTTCACCGGCGCGACCTACGCCGAGTCGTTCGTGCTGGCCGACGTCCGGATGAGCTGGCCGCTGGACCGCGAAGAGGTCAGCCTGCACCTGTCGCCGGAGGGCGTGACGGTGGTGGCGCCGCTGCCCGGCGGCGACGACCACTACCGCCTGGTCGCGACGGTCGCCGAGGCCCCCGAGCACCCCGGCATCGCCGACATCCAGTCCATCGTGGACGCGCGGGGTCCGGAGGGGGCGCGGTCGCGGGTGACCGAGGTCGTGTGGAGCTCGCGGTTCCGGGTGCACCACCGGGTGGCCGACCACTACCGCGCGGGCCGGATCCTCCTGGCCGGCGACGCCGCCCACGTGCACAGCCCGGCCGGCGGCCAGGGCATGAACACCGGCATCCAGGACGCGGTCGCGCTCGGCCGCCTGCTGGCCCGGGTGGCCGCCGGCGAGCCGGACGCGCTGCTGGACACCTACGAGACGACCCGCCGCCCGGTGGCGACCGCCGTGGTGGCCTTCACCGACCGGATGACGCGGATGGCGACGCTGCGGCCCCGCCCGGCGCGGCTGCTGCGGAACACGGTGCTGAAGACCGTGTTCTCGCTGCCGCAGGCACGCGAGAAGCTGGCCTACCAGCTGGCCGAACTCGCCGCCCGCTGA
- a CDS encoding DUF4142 domain-containing protein, protein MPDHRGMTAKAKVRTVLVVVATLAVVAVGSVMVLKPGAQAAPGSTQAQVPAYGHDMAGMQMGSVAAAAAGAGVAAAGPVTELDKTFLVKVRQAGLWEMPAGTLAQTHATSDAVRRAGLHLLDGHSHLDQLVREDAKMLGVPLPDQASAEQQGWVRQLTAAQGLAFDKLFVNLLRASHGKIFATIAEVRAGTQNDVIRRHATQANQTVLDHMNVLEDTGLVDPQTIADVAAAVNPPK, encoded by the coding sequence ATGCCGGATCACCGTGGCATGACGGCCAAGGCCAAGGTTCGGACCGTGCTGGTCGTCGTGGCCACTCTCGCCGTGGTCGCCGTGGGCTCGGTCATGGTGCTGAAACCCGGCGCCCAGGCCGCACCCGGGTCGACGCAGGCGCAGGTCCCGGCGTACGGGCACGACATGGCGGGCATGCAGATGGGCTCCGTGGCGGCCGCCGCGGCCGGGGCCGGCGTGGCGGCCGCCGGGCCGGTCACCGAGCTCGACAAGACGTTCCTGGTCAAGGTGCGCCAGGCCGGGCTGTGGGAGATGCCCGCGGGCACCCTCGCGCAGACGCACGCCACCAGCGACGCCGTGAGGCGCGCCGGGCTGCACCTGCTGGACGGGCACTCGCACCTCGACCAGCTCGTCCGCGAGGACGCGAAGATGCTCGGCGTGCCGCTGCCCGACCAGGCCAGCGCCGAACAGCAGGGCTGGGTCCGCCAGCTCACCGCCGCACAGGGGCTCGCGTTCGACAAGCTGTTCGTGAACCTGCTCCGCGCGTCGCACGGCAAGATCTTCGCGACCATCGCCGAGGTCCGCGCCGGCACCCAGAACGACGTCATCCGGCGCCACGCGACGCAGGCGAACCAGACGGTCCTCGACCACATGAACGTCCTGGAGGACACCGGCCTGGTCGACCCGCAGACCATCGCCGACGTCGCCGCGGCCGTCAACCCGCCGAAGTGA
- a CDS encoding hypervirulence associated TUDOR domain-containing protein: protein MRWDAGNKSSVGTVEQKITEDTHAGKRDVKASPEEPQYLVRSEKSGKTAVHHPDKLHQT from the coding sequence GTGCGGTGGGACGCCGGCAACAAGAGTTCGGTCGGGACGGTCGAACAGAAGATCACCGAGGACACCCACGCGGGCAAGCGGGACGTGAAGGCTTCGCCGGAGGAGCCGCAGTACCTGGTCCGGAGCGAGAAGTCCGGGAAGACCGCCGTGCACCACCCGGACAAGCTGCACCAGACCTAG
- a CDS encoding epoxide hydrolase family protein, translating to MLLMTNSFRIAIPQADLDDLHRRLTEARFADPVPGDEPDWSRGIPTAVVRELAEYWRDGFDWRAQEAALNAFPQFTTEIDGQPVHYLHVRSADPDAVPLLLTHGYPSTFAEFLDVLGPLTEPGPDAFHVVVPSLPGFGFSTPLSGPGWELARTTDAFAELMTRLGYDRFAAQGGDIGAGVTGRLAALYPDRVIGTHVNSDRGTIALAGEQLPLPDNLSEAEQAELDAAREAWQAGRGYLDLQSHKPETIAAALTDSPVGQLAWIAEKVQAWTFSGGGIDRDRLLTTVSLYWFTRSGATAARFLYEAAHSGHGWLAPSAVPAGWAVFNSSPVVRRIMDPEEKIEHWSEFAEGGHFAAVEEPELLVADIRAFFRKLRP from the coding sequence GTGCTGCTCATGACGAACTCCTTCCGGATCGCAATCCCGCAGGCCGACCTCGACGACCTGCACCGCCGCCTCACCGAAGCCCGGTTCGCCGACCCCGTGCCCGGCGACGAGCCGGACTGGTCCCGCGGCATCCCCACCGCCGTCGTGCGCGAGCTGGCGGAGTACTGGCGCGACGGCTTCGACTGGCGCGCCCAGGAGGCAGCGCTCAACGCGTTCCCGCAGTTCACGACCGAGATCGACGGCCAGCCGGTGCACTACCTGCACGTCCGGTCGGCCGACCCGGACGCGGTCCCGCTGCTGCTCACGCACGGCTATCCCAGCACCTTCGCCGAGTTCCTCGACGTCCTCGGACCGCTGACCGAGCCGGGCCCGGACGCGTTCCACGTCGTCGTCCCGTCGCTGCCCGGCTTCGGCTTCTCGACGCCGCTGAGCGGGCCGGGCTGGGAGCTCGCCCGGACGACCGACGCGTTCGCCGAGCTGATGACGCGGCTCGGCTACGACCGCTTCGCCGCGCAGGGCGGCGACATCGGCGCGGGCGTCACCGGACGCCTCGCGGCGCTGTACCCGGACCGGGTGATCGGCACGCACGTGAACAGCGACCGCGGCACGATCGCGCTGGCCGGCGAGCAGCTTCCCTTGCCGGACAACCTGTCCGAGGCCGAACAGGCCGAACTGGACGCGGCCCGCGAGGCTTGGCAGGCCGGGCGCGGCTACCTCGACCTGCAGTCGCACAAGCCGGAGACGATCGCGGCCGCGCTCACCGACTCGCCGGTCGGGCAGCTGGCCTGGATCGCCGAGAAGGTCCAGGCCTGGACCTTCTCGGGCGGCGGCATCGACCGCGACCGGCTCCTGACGACCGTCAGCCTGTACTGGTTCACGCGCAGCGGCGCGACGGCGGCCCGGTTCCTCTACGAGGCCGCGCACTCGGGCCACGGCTGGCTCGCGCCGTCCGCGGTGCCCGCGGGCTGGGCGGTGTTCAACTCGTCGCCGGTGGTGCGGCGGATCATGGACCCGGAGGAGAAGATCGAGCACTGGTCGGAGTTCGCCGAGGGCGGCCACTTCGCGGCGGTGGAGGAGCCGGAGCTGCTCGTGGCCGACATCCGCGCGTTCTTCCGGAAGCTGCGGCCGTGA
- a CDS encoding NmrA family NAD(P)-binding protein, with the protein MSPVLVTGATGKQGGATARTLLKAGVPVRALVRNPGRAQALRDLGAEVVVGDLYDPGSLAPAVKGVRGVFSVQMPDMANLEGDSEWVQGRNLVDAAAEAGVPQFVHTSVSGAGQHRSVPGWAEGRWASMEHYLETKTAIQDRVRDAGFAHWTLLKPGFFMENFLPPSFLLPHGRLVTTIKPGTELALVAVDDIGAAAAAAFADPARFHGVELELASERMPMTRVAEILSRALGVELTAPDMTVEEAVAAGAPAFAVRHEWQNEVGHPARPEFARALGIALTSFAEWTETHLTPA; encoded by the coding sequence ATGTCCCCCGTCCTGGTCACCGGCGCCACCGGCAAGCAAGGCGGCGCCACCGCCCGTACCCTCCTGAAGGCCGGCGTTCCCGTCCGCGCGCTGGTCCGGAACCCGGGGCGGGCGCAAGCGCTGCGCGACCTCGGCGCCGAGGTCGTCGTCGGCGACCTCTACGACCCCGGCTCACTCGCCCCCGCCGTGAAAGGCGTGCGTGGCGTGTTCTCCGTCCAGATGCCCGACATGGCGAACCTGGAGGGTGACTCCGAGTGGGTCCAGGGCCGCAACCTCGTCGACGCGGCGGCGGAGGCCGGCGTACCGCAGTTCGTGCACACCTCGGTCTCCGGCGCCGGGCAGCACCGGTCCGTGCCCGGTTGGGCGGAGGGCCGCTGGGCGTCGATGGAGCACTACCTGGAGACCAAGACGGCGATCCAGGACCGCGTCCGCGACGCCGGGTTCGCGCACTGGACGTTGCTCAAACCGGGCTTCTTCATGGAGAACTTCCTGCCGCCGTCGTTCCTGCTCCCGCACGGCCGGCTGGTCACGACCATCAAGCCCGGGACCGAACTGGCCCTGGTGGCGGTGGACGACATCGGGGCCGCGGCCGCGGCGGCGTTCGCGGATCCGGCGCGCTTCCACGGCGTCGAACTGGAACTGGCGAGCGAGCGGATGCCGATGACCCGCGTCGCCGAGATCCTTTCGCGCGCGCTCGGCGTCGAGCTGACCGCGCCGGACATGACCGTCGAGGAAGCGGTCGCCGCCGGAGCGCCCGCCTTCGCCGTCCGGCACGAGTGGCAGAACGAGGTCGGCCACCCCGCACGTCCCGAGTTCGCCCGGGCGCTCGGCATCGCGCTGACGTCGTTCGCGGAGTGGACGGAAACGCACCTGACACCGGCGTGA
- a CDS encoding TetR/AcrR family transcriptional regulator codes for MPRSDARRNYARILAVAEEEVAAHGAEASLEQIARTAGVGSATVRRHFPSRQALLEAVFRQQVDALAGRARDLAEAPDPRAALLEWLSALTTYAATARGLATALVRDEGSSAHACSATMTEAGVPLVRRAAEAGAVGPEVTAEDLIAVVTGIVLATEHHRDPAGEAQRLLALAVRGISPAG; via the coding sequence GTGCCGCGGTCCGACGCCCGCCGCAACTACGCGCGCATCCTCGCCGTCGCCGAGGAGGAGGTCGCCGCGCACGGCGCCGAGGCGTCCCTGGAACAGATCGCCCGGACCGCGGGCGTCGGCTCGGCGACGGTGCGCCGCCACTTCCCGAGCCGGCAGGCGTTGCTGGAAGCGGTGTTCCGGCAGCAGGTCGACGCGCTCGCGGGGCGGGCCCGCGACCTGGCGGAAGCCCCGGACCCCCGTGCGGCGCTGCTCGAGTGGCTGAGCGCCCTGACGACCTACGCGGCGACGGCCCGCGGCCTGGCGACGGCGCTGGTCCGCGACGAAGGGTCGTCGGCCCACGCGTGCTCGGCGACGATGACCGAAGCGGGCGTGCCGCTGGTGCGGCGGGCGGCGGAGGCGGGTGCGGTCGGCCCGGAGGTCACGGCCGAGGACCTGATCGCGGTGGTGACGGGGATCGTGCTGGCGACCGAGCACCATCGTGATCCGGCGGGGGAGGCGCAGCGGCTGCTTGCCTTGGCGGTGCGGGGAATCAGCCCTGCAGGATGA
- a CDS encoding MarR family transcriptional regulator yields MQTLEDAAPGADPDVVALDGLTLVLVGIAWECAHAAPPEVTFPQTRLLLILDRLGRVPSSRLAAAMDVNASSVTRLADRLEALGYVARGRDPRNRSVVTLEVTAAGHDLVARILDRRHAALGALLDRLPPAQRKATAAAARRLVNAAATIPALGPAPL; encoded by the coding sequence ATGCAAACCCTTGAAGACGCGGCCCCGGGCGCCGACCCGGACGTGGTGGCCCTGGACGGCCTCACCCTGGTCCTGGTCGGGATCGCGTGGGAGTGCGCGCACGCGGCGCCGCCCGAGGTGACCTTCCCGCAGACTCGCCTGCTGCTCATCCTCGACCGCCTCGGCCGGGTGCCGAGCTCGCGCCTGGCGGCCGCGATGGACGTCAACGCCTCGTCGGTGACGCGGCTGGCCGACCGGCTGGAGGCACTCGGCTACGTGGCCCGCGGCCGCGACCCGCGCAACCGGAGCGTGGTGACCCTGGAGGTCACCGCGGCCGGCCACGACCTGGTGGCGCGGATCCTCGACCGGCGGCACGCGGCGCTGGGCGCGCTGCTGGACCGGCTGCCGCCCGCCCAGCGCAAGGCCACGGCCGCGGCCGCACGGCGGCTGGTGAACGCGGCCGCCACCATCCCGGCGCTCGGCCCGGCCCCGCTGTGA